In the genome of Cyclopterus lumpus isolate fCycLum1 chromosome 19, fCycLum1.pri, whole genome shotgun sequence, the window TCAATtcaaaatagttttattttttacgcTTTCAAACTAGTGCAAATACATGCAAACTGAAAACAGACAACCCTGTAAGCAGGCCATCTCACTGTAACACAGTAAAGTCTGAAAGCTTCATACATCACTATCATGTTAGGTCGACCTCTCATTGATTTGACTTGGTCTTGTTTTGGTGGTCCAGTGTGCCCTTTACTTCACTCAAGGTACAGTTGGATGCTTTTGCTACCTGAGCCCAGTACATTATTGTGCCAACAGGCTGGGAAGCAAGTGATTCACATTAGTACACCTTTATTGATGTatgcacatttattatttaagaaTACAAAACCACTCAGTCAAATCTCAGCTCATatacattctctctctcacccttttACTGCTCGCAACATAAAAGATTCATCCCCTTTTTTTCAGGGGCAGTGCTTGGAGGACGATACTTAATATGCATATATTGATTGCCCTTAAATTCTTAACCAGTGAGAGTGAAGAACAAACAGGTAGGAAATAGAAAGTTGTGGTCATTTGGGAATGTGAAAATATCCCTTTTCCGGGTGGATTGTTCCACTACAGCCTACCAACTCGGGCATCAGGATTAAACTGCCAACCAAAGACATTAAAAGCTACACTGTATATTTTACCATCCAACCTTTTACAGCTGTAACCAACTATAGCAAATACTGTCTCATGGCCGACTTTGCACATTGATTGAATCACcaggcagagggagaaagatgTGAGGGGACACCCTTGTTTAATACCACAAAAGTACATATTTTACTGAACATCtatgataaataaaatactgtatttCAAACACTTTAACAagattattaattaatgtagATAGTGGTAAATGTATTAATGCTGGGGTTTTTAGATTTTAAGTTTCTGAGATTTCCCACTGCTGATCAGAATCGGTTAATTGACTGTTCTCTTAGACTTTCGCATTTCATAATGGCAACAAAAGCTTCTGATTCCACACAATAAAGCGTCACTGCCATCCAAAGTCCTGGCCCGCCAGTTGATAGAAGCGCTGGTTATGCGGCTTGTAGAAATCCCTCAGTCTCTGCATCACCTCTGGGTTGATGGAGGCATGCGTCCTCCCTTTTGTTTTCCCAAGGCAGTGAGGTTTACTGCTGCCCTCTGGCTTCTTCAGGCAGGGaagccttttgttttgttgaagtAGAAGTGCTTGTCTGTGACAATTCTCTGGAGACCTAGAAAGTCCTGGACTTTGCCCAGTTCTCCAGCTGGGTCGGAAATGAGCCTCTCCCCGCTGACCAGATGAATCTGACTCCTGGGGAACCAGGACAGCCAGCGCTCCAAGTGCTGGGCGTACAGGCCAATCCACAGCGGGCTCCACAGAGAGTCAATTTGACctagagagaagaaagagataTACTGAGGTTCTTTATTCAAATCCAGTATTGCTGCAATCAGCATCCTCTTAAGTCCTCATCCAACTTAATTTAGCTACTGACCTAGGGATTTAGTTTGACACTCATGGCCCCCTTAGGACAAAATATGAGAACCTTGTCAATGGGACATTCTAAACCTTATTACAGTAAACATGACAGAGTTAGAGTTCCCCTTCAGACACATTTTAAGTATGTAAAAATACTCTTCTGtgattaatgtttttttaacatggTTTTCcccacatcatttttttttaaactggtttCTGGAATCACATCTACTCATTCTCCCTCATTGACACATTCTGTATCCGACCTCACCCCTCCGACTACTGCTCATGCTAATTTGATTAGTACAGATTCTCTCAACCCATCCCATATCAGACCGATAATAAGACCCCCAGGGGCTTATCTGACTGGCTACAGATAAGCCTCTGGGGGCTAAGGGCTATATTTTGGAGGTTCCTGTGTAGTCAGCAGATATCAGGGCCAAGACTTCTCTTCCCTATGCTGCTCATTGTTTACTGTCTGATTTACCAACTACAGATGCGAGACTAGAGTTGGAGTTCAGAGACGAAATGTACCACCGGGTTGTTTTAACCAGTTTACTAAATCATTTTAAACCAACCTAAAGCTTATACATACTGTTTAGCACCTACATTTGACCAAAGTCTGCTTGAATGTGATGTGAAGTCAATACTACTCAAACTACAAACAGAAACCAGAAAGCCCCCAACACATTCCATGCCTTGTTTGTGACAAAAGCTTGTTGTCTAATGATAATAATTTGTCTCATGCTTACTTGCTTGTGCATCTGCAGTTTATATTTAGTGTGGGCTGATccatatgtatgttttttatgtttgtgcttTCACTAACTCctgcattgtaaaaaaaaaaaaaaaaactgagaggTAAAGAACAGAGTGCTAAATCTCCAGCTAAATCTCCAGGATCAGCCCAATGTCATGTATCAGCAGCCAGGAAGACCATAAGTTTGTCTTTATCCATGTAGTGTGTCGTTGAGGCCCTGCTCTGAAGTCCCAGGATCCATAACCTGTTGTGCGGTTCTTGAAGGCCAGGCTCTCAAAGGGAGGGATGTCGGGGGTCTTGGAGATGATCTGTGTGTAATCAGATATGGCTCTGGACACAGGGTCACGGACGACCACAATCAGCTTCACATCCTGTGACATGGCATGGACACGTGCTGGCGTTTCCTGGGTAACAAAGTAGCGAGGCGTCTTTTCCATAACAATCTGACCGTCCAGGGCTTTGGGCATCATACTTCTGCAAGTAAAGGAAAAATCTAGTTAAGATACAAAAATATAGAGAAATTGAAACATGTGTGCACTACtccattaaatgaaaaataaatcttgatACAAAGTTTAATATGTGTATAAAGTGAGGAACATAgtatgaaggaaaaaaaatgatgaaataGTTAAATATTCATTGGTTTGAATCTAACTCTCGTCAAGAAAGTGATGGTAATTAGTTTAGCCATTTGCTTAGTCTTTTTATTTGGATAAGCTAACCATTTCCTGGCTCTCGTCCATATTAGGGCTGACAGACTGATATTTAAGTGGTATTGATTTTCTCGTCTAACACTCTGGAAGAAAGTGAATAAGTGTATCTTCCAAAATGTTAAAACCATTGATATAAAACTTTGCAGCTAATTATGGGGGACTTTAGTGGGAAATAAGTTCAAGAAGTACAAGGTGGAAACATTAGCATATATTTGGCAGAAAGTGAGGTTATCCTCCATGATACTTCTACAATATGTTCAGcgttcagaaacacacacactcgcacacactctCCATAATACAAACCCCCATTAGTCACTTTGACAGACTCAGTCACACTCTTACAGACTGAGCAGATGTCTAAAACAGTCATAGTTTCTATCCAAAGATATCTCCAGTGAtccagacacacaggcaggtgACAGCTGTTGTACATGAACACAGAAGTCTTTCATTGATGTGTCTCACTCTGCTCACCTCTAACCAGAATCCCGGCAAATGGGACTCATTTTGAGATAAATGACTCCAGAGGGCCCACAGGACCGACTGGGGACTCGGGAAATTCTGCCAACACACCTGCCACACACCTGACTGACTGACCAAATAAACACATCATGGCCATGGTCACACACAGAAAGGCCCATACCAGTGTATTTCATCTCTTAACTGAAAAGTTTTTGCTGACCATTTTCAAATGAAGTCTGTAAAGTTTTACATTTCGAGaggaattttctttttctgttcctGGCACCTGTTAGTTTCCCTTAATTTCCATCCTATGAAAAAATTAAGTTAGGAAACGTGTTGTTTGCTGATAGAAATAGACATTGGTTTTCACTTTGTTCTTAAGCGCTGAACAGTAATCTAAGtcaatcaatccatccatccatccatccattttcaataccgcttatcctcattagggtcgcggggcgctggagcctatccagctgacatagggcgaaggcaggggacaccctggacaggccgccagtccatcgagggcaatcaatccaaatggcaaaaaaattacaatttgCAAAAGATAGCAAAATGGTTCACAAAAATAGTGAtcatgtaatgtgatgtaacaTTTACCAAATCTGTATGAACCATGCTTTTAACTGATATGGATTTATAAATTCCCCTCCAGGACCCCAGGCCCCAGAAAGGTTGTAGCCGACCCCTCTGACCCTGGACATCCTTTGAGTCCATTCCttctggcaggaggctgaggtccATCAGGgccaagacctcacgccacaaaAACTGTTTTTTCTATATCTTCAAATTCTTACTTTTCCTAATTTTCCTATGTTTGTCGTCACGCACCAATCACCAATCCATATTGTGTACGCGTACTTGGCAAAAGCatgttttcagatttttttctgattctgattgtaATCAACGCCTTCTGGAGAAACAGCTTTATGTTAAAGCAGAAAAGAGTGAGTTTCATGCCGATTCTGTGTCTTTTCTAGGCTTCATCATAGCCCCTGGAAAGATACAAATGGATCCGGCTAAAGACTAcgctgtggctcagtggtctAGACCTGATAACCGCAAGAAGGTTCAGCAGTTCCTGGGTTTTGCTAACTTTTACAGGTGGTTTATCAGAAATTTGgtattttgctactttgttcaaatttgttttctgtcatttgccaggtcttgttattttgctactttgttcatatttgttttctgtttgtttttccagtttaataaactgtg includes:
- the hs3st3l gene encoding LOW QUALITY PROTEIN: heparan sulfate (glucosamine) 3-O-sulfotransferase 3-like (The sequence of the model RefSeq protein was modified relative to this genomic sequence to represent the inferred CDS: inserted 1 base in 1 codon) gives rise to the protein MAAFHHHPSADLRRLFHRLTIASSLSILCFSLVYLLTGCCESELTENSEIKAPTREFLVSGAGWPYGRNGTSVIKEVTTTTGEVAFSGLPGLESNSSGKEWTAARRLPQALIIGVKKGGTRALLEFLRLHPDIRALGSEPHFFDRHYARGLDWYRSMMPKALDGQIVMEKTPRYFVTQETPARVHAMSQDVKLIVVVRDPVSRAISDYTQIISKTPDIPPFESLAFKNRTTGQIDSLWSPLWIGLYAQHLERWLSWFPRSQIHLVSGERLISDPAGELGKVQDFLGLQRIVTDKHFYFNKTKGXPCLKKPEGSSKPHCLGKTKGRTHASINPEVMQRLRDFYKPHNQRFYQLAGQDFGWQ